From a region of the Calliphora vicina chromosome 4, idCalVici1.1, whole genome shotgun sequence genome:
- the Obp19c gene encoding uncharacterized protein Obp19c, whose translation MKISAAIIIFCICIYFNVANGKSLKSFYGNSIDYSKGQRKPLASPWGNGIHDNYKRAKREISKGIQDFQEVLNNSKVECVKELKMDPSILEKSLMYEEFPTDEEKCLMMCMLKKTKLMENVNKLSTNTIARIAGMISENNPLVVSIAVAKANNCNTLIRANHPCEAAYQINKCIGRELKAHKLKLYY comes from the exons atgaaaatttcagcTGCTATTATTATATTCTGTATTTGCATTTACTTTAATGTGGCCAACGGTAAAAGT TTGAAAAGTTTCTATGGCAACTCAATAGACTACAGCAAAGGTCAACGCAAACCCTTAGCCAGTCCTTGGGGTAATGGTATACATGATAACTACAAACGCGCCAAACGCGAAATATCCAAAGGCATACAAGACTTTCAAGAAGTATTAAACAATTCCAAAGTAGAGTGTGTTAAAGAATTGAAAATGGATCCAAGCATTTTGGAAAAATCTCTGATGTATGAAGAGTTTCCCACAGACGAAGAGAAGTGTTTAATGATGTGTatgttaaagaaaacaaaattg AtggaaaatgttaataaattgtcAACAAATACTATTGCTCGTATTGCCGGCATGATCTCTGAAAATAATCCTCTGGTAGTGTCGATTGCTGTGGCCAAAGCCAATAATTGTAACACTTTGATCAGAGCCAATCATCCCTGCGAGGCGGCTTATCAGATCAATAAGTGTATTGGCAGAGAATTAAAAgcccataaattaaaattgtattattag
- the LOC135957069 gene encoding keratin, type II cytoskeletal 1, which translates to MKSIQFVLAGVLIVLSHVQMSAAQGQGGWGGNNGGSAGSWSSANSQSGQPGSNGNSQMSYGYGGIDANGVPYGGSGGNGGFHVNVTDEHGRQHSYSGGQGGFGGQPGQTGQPGQPGYTGTHSYSSTNTNRPGNQNSASSSAYASAWSTFYVIGLFALFLIIKS; encoded by the exons ATGAAATCAATTCAGTTTGTTTTAGCCGGTGTTCTAATAGTATTGAGTCACGTTCAAATGAGTGCAG CACAAGGTCAAGGAGGTTGGGGAGGTAATAATGGCGGCAGTGCTGGTTCCTGGTCTAGCGCCAACAGCCAATCTGGACAACCTGGTTCTAATGGCAACAGTCAAATGAGTTATGGTTATGGTGGTATAGACGCTAATGGTGTTCCCTATGGTGGCTCTGGCGGTAATGGTGGCTTTCATGTAAATGTAACCGATGAACATGGTCGTCAACATTCATATAGTGGTGGCCAAGGAGGTTTTGGTGGTCAACCCGGCCAGACTGGACAACCAGGACAACCGGGTTACACCGGTACACACAGTTACTCTAGTACCAATACAAATCGTCCCGGCAATCAAAATTCAGCATCTTCATCAGCCTACGCTTCTGCTTGGAGTACTTTTTATGTCATTGGTTTGTTTGCATTGTTCTTAATAATTAAATCCTAA
- the LOC135958933 gene encoding uncharacterized protein LOC135958933 produces the protein MKIAIACFLSTFVVIFNDVSAQGGAPGAYGGGGGGGGPYGGGGGPGGGYGGNGGGGGPGGGYGGNSGGYGGQGGAGGSGGFGGQPGQPGQPGGYGGNGGYGGNGGSGGYGGQGGQPGGSGGYGGSGGYGGQAGQPGGYGGNGGNGGYGR, from the exons ATGAAAATTGCAATTGCGTGTTTTTTATCCACATTTGTGGTGATATTTAATGATG TAAGTGCTCAGGGTGGAGCCCCAGGAGCTTATGGGGGAGGAGGTGGCGGTGGAGGTCCCTATGGCGGAGGAGGTGGTCCTGGTGGAGGATATGGTGGTAATGGCGGAGGAGGTGGCCCTGGTGGTGGATATGGAGGTAATAGCGGAGGCTATGGTGGCCAAGGTGGTGCCGGGGGAAGCGGTGGTTTTGGCGGTCAACCTGGACAACCAGGCCAACCAGGAGGTTATGGTGGTAACGGCGGTTATGGGGGCAATGGCGGTAGCGGTGGTTATGGTGGACAAGGAGGTCAACCTGGAGGCAGTGGCGGCTATGGAGGCAGTGGTGGTTATGGTGGCCAGGCAGGCCAACCTGGTGGCTACGGCGGTAATGGGGGCAATGGTGGTTATGGACGCTAA